The proteins below come from a single Miscanthus floridulus cultivar M001 chromosome 1, ASM1932011v1, whole genome shotgun sequence genomic window:
- the LOC136488763 gene encoding transcription repressor OFP12-like, translating to MPRATERAMLGCFPVARRPSLSYEEGSTSAASMSVSTASPPTSTASTSSPAFLDDDDALYPDDTEAPEPDAGGLSTAIAARRFFLATPGLSNSIVDSVEHPAAASHARDRHTASNVRALRRAATSAFPASAAAASSSSSSSSSSSASATKAHLHDDGTQPVRKVSLSTDAPRADFLKSMVEMVEALELDPRRRDADLARLHDLLLCYIALNERDALRDILGAFADLMCLLDVTTAAVVDGGEKRNADEQAGAGR from the coding sequence ATGCCGAGGGCCACGGAGCGCGCAATGCTGGGTTGCTTCCCGGTCGCCCGGCGGCCGTCCCTGTCGTACGAGGAGGGCTCCACGTCGGCGGCGTCGATGTCGGTGAGCACGGCCTCGCCGCCGACGTCCACGGCGTCCACGTCGTCCCCGGCCTtcctcgacgacgacgacgcgctcTACCCGGACGACACCGAGGCGCCCGAGCCGGACGCGGGTGGGCTGTCCACCGCCATCGCTGCCCGCCGCTTCTTCCTCGCGACGCCCGGCCTCTCCAACTCCATCGTCGACTCCGTCGAGCACCCAGCGGCAGCCTCCCACGCCCGGGACCGGCATACCGCCTCCAACGTCCGCGCGCTGCGGCGCGCGGCCACCTCCGCGTTCCCCGCGTCTGCCGCcgctgcctcgtcctcctcctcctcctcctcttcctcctcggcgtCCGCCACCAAAGCACACTTGCATGACGACGGCACGCAGCCGGTGCGGAAGGTCTCGTTGTCCACGGACGCGCCGCGCGCCGACTTCCTCAAGtccatggtggagatggtggaggcgcTGGAGCTGGACCCGCGACGCCGCGACGCCGACCTGGCCCGCCTGCACGATCTGCTGCTCTGCTACATCGCGCTCAACGAGCGCGACGCACTCAGGGACATCCTCGGCGCGTTCGCGGACCTCATGTGCCTCCTCGATGTCACAACCGCTGCCGTCGTCGATGGCGGGGAGAAGCGCAACGCCGACGAGCAGGCGGGTGCGGGTAGATAG
- the LOC136537066 gene encoding late embryogenesis abundant protein D-34-like, with the protein MTSQEEQQQRRQPAEHDGQDRPGDGAGAVRYGDVFTVKGDLATAPVAAQDAAMMQAAESAVLGEAPRGGAAAVMQSAARRNERLGVVPRDDEATDAAAEGGVAVTEARVPGCRVITEFVADQPVGQYIAAEEEEEEEEEEDTTGGVTATAARQDGGVHGVLDGNKITIGEALEATVFSAGDQPVEASDAAAIAAAEARATGLDEAPPGGLAAQARAAADANAQAEREADKTTLRQVLANATVRLGVDKEVEREDAARVVGAEVRSDPDATARPGGVGASVAAAARLNRGRQ; encoded by the exons ATGACGagccaggaggagcagcagcagaggAGGCAGCCGGCGGAGCACGACGGCCAGGACCGACCGGGCGACGGAGCCGGCGCCGTCCGCTACGGCGACGTGTTCACCGTCAAGGGAGACCTGGCCACGGCGCCCGTCGCGGCGCAGGACGCGGCCATGATGCAGGCCGCGGAGAGCGCCGTGCTCGGCGAGGCGCCCAGGGGCGGGGCCGCTGCCGTCATGCAGTCCGCGGCCAGGCGCAACGAGCGCCTCGGCGTCGTGCCCCGCGACGACGAGGCCACCGACGCGGCCGCCGAGGGCGGGGTCGCCGTCACCGAGGCGCGCGTGCCGGGCTGCCGCGTCATCACGGAGTTCGTGGCCGACCAG CCTGTCGGGCAGTACATTGCagcggaagaggaagaggaggaggaggaggaggaggacaccacggGCGGCGTGACAGCAACAGCAGCAAGACAAGACGGCGGCGTTCACGGAGTGCTGGACGGGAACAAGATAACGATCGGCGAGGCGCTGGAGGCGACCGTGTTCTCCGCAGGCGACCAGCCGGTTGAGGCGAGCGACGCGGCGGCAATCGCGGCGGCCGAGGCGCGCGCGACTGGGCTGGACGAGGCGCCGCCGGGCGGGCTCGCCGCGCAGGCGCGCGCGGCCGCGGACGCCAACGCGCAGGCGGAGCGCGAGGCGGACAAGACCACGCTGCGCCAAGTCCTCGCG AACGCGACGGTGAGGCTGGGCGTGGACAAGGAGGTGGAGCGGGAAGACGCGGCGCGGGTGGTGGGCGCGGAGGTGCGCAGCGACCCCGACGCGACGGCGCGGCCGGGTGGGGTGGGCGcgtccgtcgccgccgccgcgcggctGAACCGCGGCCGGCAGTAG
- the LOC136537039 gene encoding E3 ubiquitin ligase PQT3-like isoform X3 — protein MVDAISQIPDGYGSGRGYGRGMGGRMMAGRGFGRLERRTPPPGYVCHRCKVPGHFIQHCPTNGDARYDVKMMKPPTGIPKSMLMQTPDGSYALPSGAGAVLKPNEAAFEKEIEGLPTTRSVGDLPPELRCPLCKEVMKDAVLTSKCCFRSFCDKCIRDYIINKSICVCGATSILADDLLPNKTLRETISRILEAPPTSSTENVGSMVQVQDMESALPVQPKLRSSAVSAASKEEAKASTPVEESPDAESLNGAKATNIDASSSDKKATTVPDIAEGTMDSKKAKEDKPVETTPVAKDSQEKLPAREQAVKKKKKKKPRVPGNAEEQWKNFQDFGAEIFSGMPLGPTGAFNPYWGGGVPLPMDYMGAPFPGPMPYMGYPPGGPFDPFGGGVLPQDPFMPPGYMMPGVPRDLSELAVNTMGLNMVPPVASREEFDPRKPEHRRRREMDRFNERERERDRSREWEPGRSWERERERERERERGRSLEREREQVREQEPSREGDRERQRARDSRREARASPGAINDSTSMRRKDRSRSQPDRSERVPLPPSSPDRQSRRSSSSGKKRSSSDRYDDTQLPPPPPPASRHEAEPAKAPAASSKSKASVFSRISFPGDGANPSDSKRSRRASDKPPAHSSSSSKKSAVAEGGDGRGHRHHHQNHREAAAEAEEEKRRPSAEYYGGADEEESEEEEQHFKRRPSSSSRREREQEAQEEQPRHSRRSRDHKRR, from the exons aTGGTTGATGCTATCAGCCAAATCCCTGATGGTTATGGTTCTGGAAGAGGCTATGGTAGAGGGATGGGTGGCAGAATGATGGCTGGCCGTGGCTTTG GACGGCTGGAACGCAGGACACCTCCTCCAGGTTATGTTTGTCACAGATGTAAAGTACCTG GTCATTTTATTCAACATTGCCCCACAAATGGTGATGCTAGATATGATGTGAAAATGATGAAACCCCCAACTGGTATTCCAAAATCAATGCTAATGCAAACTCCGGATGGCTCATACGCACTACCAAGTGGGGCTGGTGCTGTTTTGAAGCCAAATGA AGCTGCTTTTGAGAAGGAGATAGAGGGCCTACCTACCACACGTTCTGTTGGTGATCTTCCACCAGAGCTACGCTGCCCATTGTGCAAAGAAGTAATGAAGGATGCTGTTCTAACTAGTAAATGCTGCTTTAGGAGTTTCTGTGATAAAT GCATCAGGGATTACATAATTAATAAGTCAATTTGTGTCTGTGGTGCCACAAGCATATTAGCCGATGATCTTCTCCCTAATAAAACTCTAAGAGAAACCATCAGCCGTATATTAGAGGCACCACCAACAAGCAGTACGGAAAATGTGGGAAGCATGGTGCAAGTACAGG ACATGGAGTCAGCTCTACCTGTGCAACCTAAGCTTAGGTCTTCTGCTGTTTCTGCTGCTTCAAAGGAAGAGGCTAAAGCATCCACACCTGTAGAAGAGTCTCCAGATGCTGAGAGCCTCAATGGAGCAAAAGCTACAAATATCGATGCGAGTTCTTCAGATAAGAAAGCCACAACAGTTCCGGATATTGCTGAAGGGACCATGGATTCTAAGAAAGCGAAAGAAGATAAACCAGTAGAAACAACTCCAGTGGCAAAAGATTCTCAAGAAAAATTGCCTGCAAGGGAACAAG cggtgaagaagaagaaaaagaagaagccaCGTGTTCCTGGAAATG CTGAGGAGCAATggaaaaattttcaagattttggAGCTGAAATTTTTTCGGGAATGCCCTTGGGTCCAACTGGAGCATTCAACCCTTACTGGGGCGGAGGAGTGCCATTGCCAATGGATTACATGGGTGCACCGTTTCCCGGTCCCATGCCCTACATGGGTTATCCACCAGGTGGTCCATTTGACCCTTTTGGTGGGGGTGTTCTCCCACAAGATCCATTTATGCCCCCAGGATACATGATGCCAGGAGTTCCTAG GGATCTTTCTGAATTGGCTGTTAACACTATGGGACTAAACATGGTCCCGCCAGTTGCGAGCAGAGAAGAATTTGATCCCAGGAAACCTGAACATAGGAGGAGACGTGAAATGGATCGGTTCAATGAAAG GGAAAGAGAGCGCGACCGTTCTCGAGAGTGGGAGCCTGGTCGTTCCTGGGAgagggagcgggagcgggagcgggagcgggagcgtgGCCGTTCCCTGGAGAGGGAACGAGAgcaggtgcgggagcaggagccTTCCCGGGAGGGTGACCGTGAGCGGCAGCGAGCCAGGGACTCCCGCAGAGAGGCCAGAGCATCACCAGGGGCCATTAATGATAGTACCTCGATGAGGCGGAAGGAT AGGTCGAGGTCCCAGCCGGACAGGTCGGAGCGTGTCCCGCTGCCGCCGTCCAGCCCCGACCGGCAGTCGCGTCGCTCCTCCAGCTCCGGCAAGAAGCGCTCGTCCTCCGACCGCTACGACGACACCCAGCTCCCACCTCCCCCGCCGCCCGCGTCGCGGCACGAGGCCGAGCCCGCCAAGGCACCTGCGGCGTCGTCAAAGTCCAAGGCCAGCGTCTTCTCCCGCATCAGCTTCCCCGGGGACGGCGCCAACCCTTCCGACTCCAAGCGCAGCCGCAGGGCCTCCGACAAGCCCCCCGCgcactcctcttcctcctccaagAAGAGCGCCGTGGCAGAGGGCGGCGACGGCCgcggccaccgccaccaccaccagaaCCACCGTGAGGCCGCCGCAGAGGCGGAGGAGGAAAAGCGTAGGCCTTCTGCCGAGTACTACGGCGGCGCGGACGAAGAGGAGAGCGAGGAAGAGGAGCAGCACTTCAAGCGCCGGCCGTCCTCGTCCTCCCGGCGCGAGCGCGAGCAGGAGGCCCAGGAAGAGCAGCCGCGGCACTCGCGACGGTCCAGGGACCACAAGCGCCGGTGA
- the LOC136537039 gene encoding E3 ubiquitin ligase PQT3-like isoform X4, with protein MMKPPTGIPKSMLMQTPDGSYALPSGAGAVLKPNEAAFEKEIEGLPTTRSVGDLPPELRCPLCKEVMKDAVLTSKCCFRSFCDKCIRDYIINKSICVCGATSILADDLLPNKTLRETISRILEAPPTSSTENVGSMVQVQDMESALPVQPKLRSSAVSAASKEEAKASTPVEESPDAESLNGAKATNIDASSSDKKATTVPDIAEGTMDSKKAKEDKPVETTPVAKDSQEKLPAREQAVKKKKKKKPRVPGNAEEQWKNFQDFGAEIFSGMPLGPTGAFNPYWGGGVPLPMDYMGAPFPGPMPYMGYPPGGPFDPFGGGVLPQDPFMPPGYMMPGVPRDLSELAVNTMGLNMVPPVASREEFDPRKPEHRRRREMDRFNERERERDRSREWEPGRSWERERERERERERGRSLEREREQVREQEPSREGDRERQRARDSRREARASPGAINDSTSMRRKDRSRSQPDRSERVPLPPSSPDRQSRRSSSSGKKRSSSDRYDDTQLPPPPPPASRHEAEPAKAPAASSKSKASVFSRISFPGDGANPSDSKRSRRASDKPPAHSSSSSKKSAVAEGGDGRGHRHHHQNHREAAAEAEEEKRRPSAEYYGGADEEESEEEEQHFKRRPSSSSRREREQEAQEEQPRHSRRSRDHKRR; from the exons ATGATGAAACCCCCAACTGGTATTCCAAAATCAATGCTAATGCAAACTCCGGATGGCTCATACGCACTACCAAGTGGGGCTGGTGCTGTTTTGAAGCCAAATGA AGCTGCTTTTGAGAAGGAGATAGAGGGCCTACCTACCACACGTTCTGTTGGTGATCTTCCACCAGAGCTACGCTGCCCATTGTGCAAAGAAGTAATGAAGGATGCTGTTCTAACTAGTAAATGCTGCTTTAGGAGTTTCTGTGATAAAT GCATCAGGGATTACATAATTAATAAGTCAATTTGTGTCTGTGGTGCCACAAGCATATTAGCCGATGATCTTCTCCCTAATAAAACTCTAAGAGAAACCATCAGCCGTATATTAGAGGCACCACCAACAAGCAGTACGGAAAATGTGGGAAGCATGGTGCAAGTACAGG ACATGGAGTCAGCTCTACCTGTGCAACCTAAGCTTAGGTCTTCTGCTGTTTCTGCTGCTTCAAAGGAAGAGGCTAAAGCATCCACACCTGTAGAAGAGTCTCCAGATGCTGAGAGCCTCAATGGAGCAAAAGCTACAAATATCGATGCGAGTTCTTCAGATAAGAAAGCCACAACAGTTCCGGATATTGCTGAAGGGACCATGGATTCTAAGAAAGCGAAAGAAGATAAACCAGTAGAAACAACTCCAGTGGCAAAAGATTCTCAAGAAAAATTGCCTGCAAGGGAACAAG cggtgaagaagaagaaaaagaagaagccaCGTGTTCCTGGAAATG CTGAGGAGCAATggaaaaattttcaagattttggAGCTGAAATTTTTTCGGGAATGCCCTTGGGTCCAACTGGAGCATTCAACCCTTACTGGGGCGGAGGAGTGCCATTGCCAATGGATTACATGGGTGCACCGTTTCCCGGTCCCATGCCCTACATGGGTTATCCACCAGGTGGTCCATTTGACCCTTTTGGTGGGGGTGTTCTCCCACAAGATCCATTTATGCCCCCAGGATACATGATGCCAGGAGTTCCTAG GGATCTTTCTGAATTGGCTGTTAACACTATGGGACTAAACATGGTCCCGCCAGTTGCGAGCAGAGAAGAATTTGATCCCAGGAAACCTGAACATAGGAGGAGACGTGAAATGGATCGGTTCAATGAAAG GGAAAGAGAGCGCGACCGTTCTCGAGAGTGGGAGCCTGGTCGTTCCTGGGAgagggagcgggagcgggagcgggagcgggagcgtgGCCGTTCCCTGGAGAGGGAACGAGAgcaggtgcgggagcaggagccTTCCCGGGAGGGTGACCGTGAGCGGCAGCGAGCCAGGGACTCCCGCAGAGAGGCCAGAGCATCACCAGGGGCCATTAATGATAGTACCTCGATGAGGCGGAAGGAT AGGTCGAGGTCCCAGCCGGACAGGTCGGAGCGTGTCCCGCTGCCGCCGTCCAGCCCCGACCGGCAGTCGCGTCGCTCCTCCAGCTCCGGCAAGAAGCGCTCGTCCTCCGACCGCTACGACGACACCCAGCTCCCACCTCCCCCGCCGCCCGCGTCGCGGCACGAGGCCGAGCCCGCCAAGGCACCTGCGGCGTCGTCAAAGTCCAAGGCCAGCGTCTTCTCCCGCATCAGCTTCCCCGGGGACGGCGCCAACCCTTCCGACTCCAAGCGCAGCCGCAGGGCCTCCGACAAGCCCCCCGCgcactcctcttcctcctccaagAAGAGCGCCGTGGCAGAGGGCGGCGACGGCCgcggccaccgccaccaccaccagaaCCACCGTGAGGCCGCCGCAGAGGCGGAGGAGGAAAAGCGTAGGCCTTCTGCCGAGTACTACGGCGGCGCGGACGAAGAGGAGAGCGAGGAAGAGGAGCAGCACTTCAAGCGCCGGCCGTCCTCGTCCTCCCGGCGCGAGCGCGAGCAGGAGGCCCAGGAAGAGCAGCCGCGGCACTCGCGACGGTCCAGGGACCACAAGCGCCGGTGA
- the LOC136537039 gene encoding E3 ubiquitin ligase PQT3-like isoform X1: MCIQFCRSKAAEDGVEEVMPSASAFLGDSSMKYPEESEWDDEFGKELYVSDSVPSQPACRAVDDSEDKVDEDSKIKALIDTSALDYSQIPDGYGSGRGYGRGMGGRMMAGRGFGRLERRTPPPGYVCHRCKVPGHFIQHCPTNGDARYDVKMMKPPTGIPKSMLMQTPDGSYALPSGAGAVLKPNEAAFEKEIEGLPTTRSVGDLPPELRCPLCKEVMKDAVLTSKCCFRSFCDKCIRDYIINKSICVCGATSILADDLLPNKTLRETISRILEAPPTSSTENVGSMVQVQDMESALPVQPKLRSSAVSAASKEEAKASTPVEESPDAESLNGAKATNIDASSSDKKATTVPDIAEGTMDSKKAKEDKPVETTPVAKDSQEKLPAREQAVKKKKKKKPRVPGNAEEQWKNFQDFGAEIFSGMPLGPTGAFNPYWGGGVPLPMDYMGAPFPGPMPYMGYPPGGPFDPFGGGVLPQDPFMPPGYMMPGVPRDLSELAVNTMGLNMVPPVASREEFDPRKPEHRRRREMDRFNERERERDRSREWEPGRSWERERERERERERGRSLEREREQVREQEPSREGDRERQRARDSRREARASPGAINDSTSMRRKDRSRSQPDRSERVPLPPSSPDRQSRRSSSSGKKRSSSDRYDDTQLPPPPPPASRHEAEPAKAPAASSKSKASVFSRISFPGDGANPSDSKRSRRASDKPPAHSSSSSKKSAVAEGGDGRGHRHHHQNHREAAAEAEEEKRRPSAEYYGGADEEESEEEEQHFKRRPSSSSRREREQEAQEEQPRHSRRSRDHKRR; the protein is encoded by the exons ATGTGTATCCAATTCTGCAGGTCAAAAGCTGCAGAAGATGGTGTAGAAGAAGTCATGCCCTCTGCGAGTGCTTTTCTTGGTGATTCATCTATGAAATAT CCTGAAGAATCTGAGTGGGATGATGAGTTTGGCAAAGAATTATATGTTTCTGATTCGGTTCCTTCTCAGCCTGCTTGCCGGGCGGTTGATGATTCTGAAGACAAAGTTGACGAGGATAGTAAAATAAAAGCACTTATTGATACATccgcccttgactatag CCAAATCCCTGATGGTTATGGTTCTGGAAGAGGCTATGGTAGAGGGATGGGTGGCAGAATGATGGCTGGCCGTGGCTTTG GACGGCTGGAACGCAGGACACCTCCTCCAGGTTATGTTTGTCACAGATGTAAAGTACCTG GTCATTTTATTCAACATTGCCCCACAAATGGTGATGCTAGATATGATGTGAAAATGATGAAACCCCCAACTGGTATTCCAAAATCAATGCTAATGCAAACTCCGGATGGCTCATACGCACTACCAAGTGGGGCTGGTGCTGTTTTGAAGCCAAATGA AGCTGCTTTTGAGAAGGAGATAGAGGGCCTACCTACCACACGTTCTGTTGGTGATCTTCCACCAGAGCTACGCTGCCCATTGTGCAAAGAAGTAATGAAGGATGCTGTTCTAACTAGTAAATGCTGCTTTAGGAGTTTCTGTGATAAAT GCATCAGGGATTACATAATTAATAAGTCAATTTGTGTCTGTGGTGCCACAAGCATATTAGCCGATGATCTTCTCCCTAATAAAACTCTAAGAGAAACCATCAGCCGTATATTAGAGGCACCACCAACAAGCAGTACGGAAAATGTGGGAAGCATGGTGCAAGTACAGG ACATGGAGTCAGCTCTACCTGTGCAACCTAAGCTTAGGTCTTCTGCTGTTTCTGCTGCTTCAAAGGAAGAGGCTAAAGCATCCACACCTGTAGAAGAGTCTCCAGATGCTGAGAGCCTCAATGGAGCAAAAGCTACAAATATCGATGCGAGTTCTTCAGATAAGAAAGCCACAACAGTTCCGGATATTGCTGAAGGGACCATGGATTCTAAGAAAGCGAAAGAAGATAAACCAGTAGAAACAACTCCAGTGGCAAAAGATTCTCAAGAAAAATTGCCTGCAAGGGAACAAG cggtgaagaagaagaaaaagaagaagccaCGTGTTCCTGGAAATG CTGAGGAGCAATggaaaaattttcaagattttggAGCTGAAATTTTTTCGGGAATGCCCTTGGGTCCAACTGGAGCATTCAACCCTTACTGGGGCGGAGGAGTGCCATTGCCAATGGATTACATGGGTGCACCGTTTCCCGGTCCCATGCCCTACATGGGTTATCCACCAGGTGGTCCATTTGACCCTTTTGGTGGGGGTGTTCTCCCACAAGATCCATTTATGCCCCCAGGATACATGATGCCAGGAGTTCCTAG GGATCTTTCTGAATTGGCTGTTAACACTATGGGACTAAACATGGTCCCGCCAGTTGCGAGCAGAGAAGAATTTGATCCCAGGAAACCTGAACATAGGAGGAGACGTGAAATGGATCGGTTCAATGAAAG GGAAAGAGAGCGCGACCGTTCTCGAGAGTGGGAGCCTGGTCGTTCCTGGGAgagggagcgggagcgggagcgggagcgggagcgtgGCCGTTCCCTGGAGAGGGAACGAGAgcaggtgcgggagcaggagccTTCCCGGGAGGGTGACCGTGAGCGGCAGCGAGCCAGGGACTCCCGCAGAGAGGCCAGAGCATCACCAGGGGCCATTAATGATAGTACCTCGATGAGGCGGAAGGAT AGGTCGAGGTCCCAGCCGGACAGGTCGGAGCGTGTCCCGCTGCCGCCGTCCAGCCCCGACCGGCAGTCGCGTCGCTCCTCCAGCTCCGGCAAGAAGCGCTCGTCCTCCGACCGCTACGACGACACCCAGCTCCCACCTCCCCCGCCGCCCGCGTCGCGGCACGAGGCCGAGCCCGCCAAGGCACCTGCGGCGTCGTCAAAGTCCAAGGCCAGCGTCTTCTCCCGCATCAGCTTCCCCGGGGACGGCGCCAACCCTTCCGACTCCAAGCGCAGCCGCAGGGCCTCCGACAAGCCCCCCGCgcactcctcttcctcctccaagAAGAGCGCCGTGGCAGAGGGCGGCGACGGCCgcggccaccgccaccaccaccagaaCCACCGTGAGGCCGCCGCAGAGGCGGAGGAGGAAAAGCGTAGGCCTTCTGCCGAGTACTACGGCGGCGCGGACGAAGAGGAGAGCGAGGAAGAGGAGCAGCACTTCAAGCGCCGGCCGTCCTCGTCCTCCCGGCGCGAGCGCGAGCAGGAGGCCCAGGAAGAGCAGCCGCGGCACTCGCGACGGTCCAGGGACCACAAGCGCCGGTGA
- the LOC136537039 gene encoding E3 ubiquitin ligase PQT3-like isoform X2 — MPSASAFLGDSSMKYPEESEWDDEFGKELYVSDSVPSQPACRAVDDSEDKVDEDSKIKALIDTSALDYSQIPDGYGSGRGYGRGMGGRMMAGRGFGRLERRTPPPGYVCHRCKVPGHFIQHCPTNGDARYDVKMMKPPTGIPKSMLMQTPDGSYALPSGAGAVLKPNEAAFEKEIEGLPTTRSVGDLPPELRCPLCKEVMKDAVLTSKCCFRSFCDKCIRDYIINKSICVCGATSILADDLLPNKTLRETISRILEAPPTSSTENVGSMVQVQDMESALPVQPKLRSSAVSAASKEEAKASTPVEESPDAESLNGAKATNIDASSSDKKATTVPDIAEGTMDSKKAKEDKPVETTPVAKDSQEKLPAREQAVKKKKKKKPRVPGNAEEQWKNFQDFGAEIFSGMPLGPTGAFNPYWGGGVPLPMDYMGAPFPGPMPYMGYPPGGPFDPFGGGVLPQDPFMPPGYMMPGVPRDLSELAVNTMGLNMVPPVASREEFDPRKPEHRRRREMDRFNERERERDRSREWEPGRSWERERERERERERGRSLEREREQVREQEPSREGDRERQRARDSRREARASPGAINDSTSMRRKDRSRSQPDRSERVPLPPSSPDRQSRRSSSSGKKRSSSDRYDDTQLPPPPPPASRHEAEPAKAPAASSKSKASVFSRISFPGDGANPSDSKRSRRASDKPPAHSSSSSKKSAVAEGGDGRGHRHHHQNHREAAAEAEEEKRRPSAEYYGGADEEESEEEEQHFKRRPSSSSRREREQEAQEEQPRHSRRSRDHKRR, encoded by the exons ATGCCCTCTGCGAGTGCTTTTCTTGGTGATTCATCTATGAAATAT CCTGAAGAATCTGAGTGGGATGATGAGTTTGGCAAAGAATTATATGTTTCTGATTCGGTTCCTTCTCAGCCTGCTTGCCGGGCGGTTGATGATTCTGAAGACAAAGTTGACGAGGATAGTAAAATAAAAGCACTTATTGATACATccgcccttgactatag CCAAATCCCTGATGGTTATGGTTCTGGAAGAGGCTATGGTAGAGGGATGGGTGGCAGAATGATGGCTGGCCGTGGCTTTG GACGGCTGGAACGCAGGACACCTCCTCCAGGTTATGTTTGTCACAGATGTAAAGTACCTG GTCATTTTATTCAACATTGCCCCACAAATGGTGATGCTAGATATGATGTGAAAATGATGAAACCCCCAACTGGTATTCCAAAATCAATGCTAATGCAAACTCCGGATGGCTCATACGCACTACCAAGTGGGGCTGGTGCTGTTTTGAAGCCAAATGA AGCTGCTTTTGAGAAGGAGATAGAGGGCCTACCTACCACACGTTCTGTTGGTGATCTTCCACCAGAGCTACGCTGCCCATTGTGCAAAGAAGTAATGAAGGATGCTGTTCTAACTAGTAAATGCTGCTTTAGGAGTTTCTGTGATAAAT GCATCAGGGATTACATAATTAATAAGTCAATTTGTGTCTGTGGTGCCACAAGCATATTAGCCGATGATCTTCTCCCTAATAAAACTCTAAGAGAAACCATCAGCCGTATATTAGAGGCACCACCAACAAGCAGTACGGAAAATGTGGGAAGCATGGTGCAAGTACAGG ACATGGAGTCAGCTCTACCTGTGCAACCTAAGCTTAGGTCTTCTGCTGTTTCTGCTGCTTCAAAGGAAGAGGCTAAAGCATCCACACCTGTAGAAGAGTCTCCAGATGCTGAGAGCCTCAATGGAGCAAAAGCTACAAATATCGATGCGAGTTCTTCAGATAAGAAAGCCACAACAGTTCCGGATATTGCTGAAGGGACCATGGATTCTAAGAAAGCGAAAGAAGATAAACCAGTAGAAACAACTCCAGTGGCAAAAGATTCTCAAGAAAAATTGCCTGCAAGGGAACAAG cggtgaagaagaagaaaaagaagaagccaCGTGTTCCTGGAAATG CTGAGGAGCAATggaaaaattttcaagattttggAGCTGAAATTTTTTCGGGAATGCCCTTGGGTCCAACTGGAGCATTCAACCCTTACTGGGGCGGAGGAGTGCCATTGCCAATGGATTACATGGGTGCACCGTTTCCCGGTCCCATGCCCTACATGGGTTATCCACCAGGTGGTCCATTTGACCCTTTTGGTGGGGGTGTTCTCCCACAAGATCCATTTATGCCCCCAGGATACATGATGCCAGGAGTTCCTAG GGATCTTTCTGAATTGGCTGTTAACACTATGGGACTAAACATGGTCCCGCCAGTTGCGAGCAGAGAAGAATTTGATCCCAGGAAACCTGAACATAGGAGGAGACGTGAAATGGATCGGTTCAATGAAAG GGAAAGAGAGCGCGACCGTTCTCGAGAGTGGGAGCCTGGTCGTTCCTGGGAgagggagcgggagcgggagcgggagcgggagcgtgGCCGTTCCCTGGAGAGGGAACGAGAgcaggtgcgggagcaggagccTTCCCGGGAGGGTGACCGTGAGCGGCAGCGAGCCAGGGACTCCCGCAGAGAGGCCAGAGCATCACCAGGGGCCATTAATGATAGTACCTCGATGAGGCGGAAGGAT AGGTCGAGGTCCCAGCCGGACAGGTCGGAGCGTGTCCCGCTGCCGCCGTCCAGCCCCGACCGGCAGTCGCGTCGCTCCTCCAGCTCCGGCAAGAAGCGCTCGTCCTCCGACCGCTACGACGACACCCAGCTCCCACCTCCCCCGCCGCCCGCGTCGCGGCACGAGGCCGAGCCCGCCAAGGCACCTGCGGCGTCGTCAAAGTCCAAGGCCAGCGTCTTCTCCCGCATCAGCTTCCCCGGGGACGGCGCCAACCCTTCCGACTCCAAGCGCAGCCGCAGGGCCTCCGACAAGCCCCCCGCgcactcctcttcctcctccaagAAGAGCGCCGTGGCAGAGGGCGGCGACGGCCgcggccaccgccaccaccaccagaaCCACCGTGAGGCCGCCGCAGAGGCGGAGGAGGAAAAGCGTAGGCCTTCTGCCGAGTACTACGGCGGCGCGGACGAAGAGGAGAGCGAGGAAGAGGAGCAGCACTTCAAGCGCCGGCCGTCCTCGTCCTCCCGGCGCGAGCGCGAGCAGGAGGCCCAGGAAGAGCAGCCGCGGCACTCGCGACGGTCCAGGGACCACAAGCGCCGGTGA